From Lawsonia intracellularis PHE/MN1-00, the proteins below share one genomic window:
- the pgsA gene encoding CDP-diacylglycerol--glycerol-3-phosphate 3-phosphatidyltransferase yields the protein MLNLANSITLVRTVFVIPIIVLLYFEGPITCFLATLLFCIASVTDYLDGHIARKENMVTSFGKFLDPLADKLLICSILIMFVKLDWVPAWVTIIIIGRELAVTGLRAIAADEGIIIAADNYGKIKTILQMVAIVPLLLHYSLFGIDFYKIGLFLLYIALILTVLSGVKYFYSFYKNWQYK from the coding sequence ATACTTAATCTAGCAAACTCTATTACTTTAGTCAGGACTGTTTTTGTTATTCCCATAATAGTATTACTTTATTTTGAAGGTCCAATAACTTGTTTTTTAGCTACATTACTTTTCTGTATTGCTTCTGTTACAGATTATCTTGATGGTCATATAGCTCGTAAAGAAAATATGGTGACAAGTTTTGGTAAATTTCTTGACCCATTAGCTGATAAACTTCTTATTTGTTCTATTCTTATTATGTTTGTGAAGTTAGATTGGGTTCCTGCATGGGTAACTATTATTATCATTGGTCGTGAACTTGCTGTTACAGGCCTAAGAGCTATTGCAGCAGATGAAGGAATTATTATTGCAGCAGATAATTATGGAAAAATTAAAACAATTCTTCAAATGGTCGCTATTGTTCCTCTTCTTTTACACTATTCCTTATTTGGTATAGATTTTTATAAGATAGGACTTTTTTTACTTTACATAGCCCTTATTCTCACTGTACTTTCAGGAGTAAAGTATTTCTATAGTTTTTATAAAAATTGGCAATATAAATAA
- a CDS encoding Mrp/NBP35 family ATP-binding protein codes for MNIPLSPAMQDKQLKKNIDTIQHKLFIMSGKGGVGKSSVTVNLAVSLMQKGFRVGILDVDLHGPSIPRLLGLSGHVEVDEQGRMIPVFYNDKLCVVSMDSFLEKEDTAIVWKGPKKVGAIRQFLSGVYWGNLDFLLIDSPPGTGDEHMAVLNSIPDAKCIVVTTPQEISLADVRKALDFLRQIKAPILGIVENMSGLSCPNCGHEIEIFKKDGGVQLADKENLLLLGQISLDPLTVVAADCGKPVVCMEEHSEAKEKFLQLTEATLNALRLI; via the coding sequence ATGAATATTCCTCTTTCACCTGCTATGCAAGATAAGCAATTAAAAAAAAATATAGATACTATTCAGCATAAACTTTTTATTATGAGTGGAAAAGGTGGTGTTGGTAAGAGCTCTGTAACAGTAAACCTTGCTGTTTCTCTTATGCAAAAAGGTTTCCGTGTTGGTATTTTGGATGTTGATCTTCATGGTCCTAGCATCCCACGTTTATTAGGTCTTTCAGGACATGTTGAAGTTGATGAGCAAGGACGTATGATTCCTGTTTTTTATAATGATAAGCTATGTGTAGTTTCAATGGATTCTTTTTTAGAAAAAGAAGATACAGCTATTGTTTGGAAAGGACCTAAAAAAGTAGGAGCTATTAGGCAGTTTTTAAGTGGAGTTTATTGGGGAAATCTTGATTTTCTTCTTATTGATTCCCCTCCAGGAACAGGAGATGAGCATATGGCTGTCCTTAATTCCATTCCAGACGCAAAGTGTATTGTTGTTACAACTCCACAAGAAATATCTTTGGCAGATGTAAGAAAAGCTTTGGATTTTTTACGTCAAATTAAAGCACCTATTTTAGGTATTGTAGAAAATATGAGTGGTCTTTCTTGTCCTAACTGTGGTCATGAAATTGAAATTTTTAAAAAAGATGGTGGTGTTCAACTTGCTGATAAGGAAAATCTTCTTTTATTAGGTCAAATATCTCTTGATCCTTTAACAGTAGTTGCAGCTGACTGTGGGAAGCCAGTCGTTTGTATGGAAGAACATTCAGAAGCTAAAGAAAAATTTTTGCAGCTTACAGAAGCTACATTAAACGCATTAAGGCTCATTTAA
- a CDS encoding protein-L-isoaspartate(D-aspartate) O-methyltransferase codes for MLRYHTSKNNFPLASDLRRQRERMVITQLEQRGITNSYVLTAMRNVHRHLFVPEALQSRAYDDYPLPIGYGQTISRPYIVAIMTSLLEPTPGLSVLEIGTGSGYQTAILANIGLEVFSLERVRELYFQTKELFFLLGYRKIRTCLSDGTLGWEEHAPFDRIIVTAGGPNIPLPLLNQLGDPGVMVIPVGQNPREQELMCITKKNNTVTSTVIGNVAFVDLVGDYGW; via the coding sequence ATGTTGAGATACCATACATCAAAAAATAATTTTCCTTTGGCTAGCGATTTGAGGCGTCAGCGTGAGCGTATGGTTATTACACAACTTGAACAAAGAGGAATTACTAACTCTTATGTTCTTACAGCAATGCGTAATGTACATCGACACTTATTTGTTCCTGAAGCATTACAAAGTCGTGCATATGACGACTATCCCCTCCCTATAGGTTATGGGCAAACTATTTCTCGTCCATATATCGTTGCTATTATGACTAGCCTCCTTGAGCCGACTCCAGGTTTAAGTGTCCTTGAGATCGGTACTGGTTCTGGTTATCAGACAGCTATCTTAGCCAATATAGGTCTTGAGGTATTTAGTCTAGAACGTGTTAGGGAGTTGTATTTTCAAACAAAAGAATTATTTTTTTTGTTAGGATATAGAAAAATTAGAACTTGCCTTTCTGATGGGACCTTAGGGTGGGAGGAACATGCTCCCTTTGATAGAATTATTGTTACTGCTGGTGGTCCAAATATCCCCTTACCATTACTTAATCAACTAGGAGATCCAGGAGTTATGGTTATTCCTGTCGGTCAAAACCCACGAGAACAAGAGTTGATGTGTATAACCAAAAAGAATAACACTGTTACATCAACAGTTATTGGTAATGTTGCTTTTGTTGACCTTGTGGGAGATTATGGTTGGTAA
- a CDS encoding M23 family metallopeptidase gives MSKTKLLVITIGIASIILAAATYIFFKNTDPPIISMIQPTQYISPRQPLTLTITSKYSPLKLIQIIVKQNEYTKTLINQPIINGHLIETVDIDFKKSGLQDGPFELIVKAQDSSYSNFGKGNISNKTWDMNFDSQPPQITIHSPTPSLHKGSATAIAFTVSKPVAVIGVQLEEKFFPAFQQANGTYYCFFPFPIEFSPKTFNPKLFAQDLAGNKSYISVHVHSLERSFKIDTLTITDTFLDKKMPNFEQNFPDTQTQVERYIKVNSILRIENEKKLIEISKKTSPMMLWSGKFHTLPRAAVKATFGENRTYMYQNQKIDQQFHMGLDLASTANAPIPAANDGIVVYTGDLGIYGNIVIIDHGLGLQTLYSHLSKITAKEGDVVKKGDLIGYTGMTGLAGGDHLHFGFLVGGIQVNPIDWLDPKWIKNTIITRLNNNV, from the coding sequence ATGTCCAAGACAAAACTTCTTGTTATAACTATAGGAATAGCCAGTATTATTCTTGCCGCTGCTACTTACATTTTTTTCAAAAACACAGATCCACCTATTATATCTATGATTCAACCTACACAATATATTTCTCCAAGACAACCACTAACACTTACTATTACAAGTAAATACTCGCCTCTCAAACTTATTCAAATTATAGTGAAACAAAATGAATACACAAAAACACTTATCAATCAACCTATCATCAATGGACACCTTATAGAAACAGTTGATATAGACTTTAAAAAATCAGGCCTCCAAGATGGACCTTTTGAATTAATAGTTAAAGCACAAGACTCGTCCTACTCAAACTTTGGGAAAGGGAATATTTCTAACAAAACATGGGATATGAACTTTGACTCTCAACCACCACAAATTACAATCCATAGTCCTACCCCATCACTCCATAAAGGAAGTGCTACAGCTATTGCTTTCACTGTATCTAAGCCAGTAGCAGTTATAGGGGTTCAACTTGAAGAAAAATTTTTTCCAGCATTTCAGCAGGCTAATGGAACGTATTATTGCTTCTTTCCATTCCCAATTGAGTTTTCTCCAAAAACATTTAATCCAAAACTTTTTGCACAGGATCTTGCAGGTAATAAATCTTATATATCTGTTCATGTTCACTCATTAGAGCGCTCTTTCAAAATAGATACATTAACAATCACTGATACATTCTTAGATAAAAAAATGCCTAACTTTGAACAAAATTTTCCTGATACTCAAACACAAGTTGAACGCTATATTAAAGTGAATAGTATACTACGAATCGAAAATGAAAAAAAACTTATTGAAATTAGTAAAAAAACATCCCCTATGATGTTATGGTCAGGGAAATTCCATACACTCCCACGTGCAGCTGTTAAAGCTACCTTTGGTGAAAATCGAACATATATGTATCAAAATCAGAAGATTGATCAACAATTTCATATGGGGCTTGACCTTGCCTCAACAGCAAATGCTCCTATCCCTGCTGCAAATGATGGTATAGTGGTCTATACAGGCGACTTGGGAATATATGGGAACATTGTTATTATTGATCATGGATTAGGATTACAGACACTATACTCTCACTTAAGTAAAATTACAGCAAAAGAAGGTGACGTTGTAAAAAAGGGTGATCTAATAGGCTATACTGGCATGACAGGACTAGCTGGAGGTGATCATCTACACTTTGGTTTTCTTGTTGGAGGCATTCAAGTAAACCCTATTGATTGGCTTGATCCAAAGTGGATTAAAAATACTATTATAACCCGACTCAATAATAATGTATAA
- the rpsB gene encoding 30S ribosomal protein S2 — MAYVSMKQMLETGVHFGHQTRRWNPKMRPYIFGARNGIHIIDLQQTVKLYRAAHDKIVETVAAGGSVLFVGTKRQAQEAIATEATRAGQYYVANRWMGGTLTNFSTIQKSIERLNRLETMFSDGSVNRYQKKEILTLNREMDKLELTLGGIKNMERLPQLIFIIDPHRENIAVKEGRKLGIPIMAVTDTNCDPDLIDYIIPGNDDAIRAIKLFVTAMADACIEGEALQKDTKNKNLEEELKQIATAECNKESTSIEQELIIASEQTETKENNIEESVSEVVITNESELITE, encoded by the coding sequence ATGGCTTATGTTAGCATGAAACAAATGCTAGAAACTGGTGTCCACTTTGGTCATCAAACTCGACGTTGGAATCCTAAAATGCGTCCTTATATTTTTGGAGCCCGTAATGGTATTCATATCATAGATCTTCAACAGACTGTAAAACTTTACCGTGCTGCTCATGATAAAATTGTAGAAACTGTTGCTGCAGGTGGAAGTGTTCTCTTTGTTGGGACTAAACGTCAAGCACAAGAAGCTATTGCAACTGAAGCTACTCGAGCAGGACAATATTATGTAGCTAATCGTTGGATGGGCGGAACTCTTACTAACTTCTCTACAATACAAAAAAGTATTGAACGTCTTAACCGTCTTGAAACTATGTTCTCTGATGGCTCTGTTAACAGATACCAAAAAAAAGAAATATTAACTCTCAACCGTGAAATGGATAAACTTGAGTTAACACTTGGTGGTATTAAAAATATGGAACGTCTACCACAACTCATTTTTATCATTGATCCTCATCGAGAAAATATTGCTGTAAAAGAAGGTCGTAAACTAGGAATTCCTATTATGGCTGTAACCGATACAAACTGTGATCCAGATCTTATTGACTATATTATTCCTGGAAATGATGATGCAATACGAGCTATAAAACTTTTTGTTACAGCTATGGCTGACGCCTGTATTGAGGGTGAAGCTTTACAAAAAGATACTAAGAATAAAAATCTTGAGGAAGAATTAAAACAAATAGCTACGGCTGAATGTAATAAAGAATCTACCTCTATAGAGCAAGAGCTTATTATAGCTTCTGAACAAACAGAAACAAAAGAAAATAATATTGAAGAATCAGTATCAGAAGTAGTTATTACTAATGAGTCTGAACTCATCACAGAATAA
- the tsf gene encoding translation elongation factor Ts: MSISASMVKTLRERTGAGMMDCKQALEEANGDMEKAIDWLRQRGLSKASKKAGRATTEGLIGCQVLPGSTSAVLVEVMCETDFVSRDEVFKKFVDDIVSQLVANFHNNDVDLLDQPSGNKNLSIRDLLNETIATIGENIVIGRSIKMELTPGKNGMIGHYVHTNGKIAVLVELATETKETASSPKFQELAKNIAMQIAATAPLALNSESLDPLKIDREREVYRQKALEEGKPENMIEKIVEGAVKKYLKEVCLLDQPYIRDDKLSIAELIKKVSNEIGEPISIIEFVRIQLGEE; the protein is encoded by the coding sequence ATGAGTATCAGTGCATCAATGGTGAAAACCTTACGTGAAAGAACTGGCGCAGGAATGATGGATTGTAAGCAGGCTCTTGAAGAAGCAAATGGAGATATGGAAAAAGCTATCGACTGGTTACGTCAACGAGGCCTCTCAAAAGCTTCAAAAAAAGCTGGAAGAGCAACAACAGAAGGTTTAATTGGTTGTCAAGTACTTCCTGGCTCAACATCTGCTGTACTTGTTGAGGTAATGTGTGAAACAGATTTTGTCTCTCGAGATGAAGTCTTTAAAAAATTTGTTGATGACATTGTTTCGCAACTTGTGGCAAATTTTCATAATAATGATGTTGATCTGCTTGATCAACCATCTGGAAATAAAAATCTTAGTATTAGAGATCTGTTAAATGAAACTATTGCTACTATAGGAGAAAATATTGTCATTGGCCGATCTATAAAGATGGAGTTAACACCTGGGAAAAATGGTATGATTGGACACTATGTCCATACTAATGGGAAAATTGCTGTTTTAGTAGAACTAGCAACAGAAACAAAAGAAACAGCCTCATCACCTAAGTTCCAAGAGTTAGCAAAGAATATAGCTATGCAAATTGCTGCAACAGCACCTCTTGCTCTTAATTCTGAAAGCCTTGATCCTTTAAAAATTGATCGTGAACGTGAAGTATATCGTCAAAAAGCACTGGAAGAAGGTAAGCCAGAAAACATGATAGAAAAAATTGTAGAGGGAGCTGTAAAAAAATATCTAAAAGAAGTTTGTTTATTGGATCAACCATATATTCGTGATGATAAACTTTCTATAGCTGAACTTATAAAAAAAGTTTCCAATGAAATTGGAGAACCTATATCTATTATAGAGTTTGTTAGGATCCAGCTAGGCGAAGAATAG
- a CDS encoding NAD-dependent epimerase/dehydratase family protein, which produces MHTFSNAHVLITGGLGFIGSNLAIRLVKEGAKVTIIDSLMPMYGGTMYNIHDIADKVRINISDIRDPYSIKALVKNQDILFNLAGQTSHIDSMIDPYTDLDINCKAQLSILEACKNNNPSIRIIFAGTRQIYGIPQYLPVDEKHPVYPVDVNGINKIAGEWYHILYNNVYGIKTCSLRLTNTIGPRMRIRDDRQTFLGIWIKNVLCGKPIEVWGGEQLRDFLYVDDCIEALLLAAKNENTFGKVLNVGGKEPVSLQHVAELLIEVVGEGSYIIKEYPMDRKKIDIGNYYTDNTLISDILNWKPTTSLRTALKKTIAYYKPILNEYL; this is translated from the coding sequence ATGCATACTTTTTCTAATGCTCACGTCCTTATCACAGGGGGTCTTGGATTTATTGGTTCTAACCTTGCGATTCGTTTAGTAAAAGAAGGAGCTAAAGTAACTATTATTGATAGTCTCATGCCTATGTATGGAGGGACTATGTATAATATTCATGACATTGCAGATAAAGTTAGAATTAATATCTCTGATATACGTGATCCCTATAGCATAAAAGCACTAGTAAAAAATCAAGATATTCTATTTAATCTTGCAGGCCAAACAAGCCATATAGACTCTATGATTGATCCATATACAGACCTTGATATCAACTGCAAAGCACAACTTTCTATCCTTGAAGCCTGTAAAAATAACAATCCTTCTATTCGTATTATTTTTGCAGGAACTAGGCAAATTTATGGAATACCTCAATATCTTCCTGTTGATGAAAAACATCCTGTGTACCCTGTTGATGTTAATGGTATCAACAAAATAGCAGGGGAATGGTATCATATACTGTATAATAATGTATATGGAATCAAAACATGCTCATTACGTCTAACAAATACTATTGGTCCACGGATGCGTATCCGTGATGATCGTCAGACATTTTTAGGGATATGGATTAAAAACGTACTTTGTGGGAAGCCTATTGAAGTGTGGGGAGGAGAACAATTAAGAGACTTTTTGTATGTTGATGATTGTATTGAAGCACTTCTTTTAGCGGCTAAAAATGAAAATACTTTTGGAAAAGTTTTAAATGTAGGAGGAAAAGAACCAGTCTCTTTACAACATGTTGCAGAATTACTTATTGAAGTTGTAGGTGAAGGAAGTTATATAATAAAAGAGTACCCTATGGATAGAAAAAAAATTGATATTGGTAACTATTATACTGATAATACATTGATATCTGATATCCTAAACTGGAAACCTACAACATCTTTACGTACTGCACTAAAAAAGACAATTGCTTATTATAAACCTATTCTTAATGAATACCTTTAA
- a CDS encoding DegT/DnrJ/EryC1/StrS family aminotransferase, with the protein MTNTYSIPQANPSIYFQQYRETIIKKIEEVLNSGCYINGEQVELFEKQFAQYCNVKHAVGVANGTDAIELTLRALNIGPGDLVFTVSHTAVATVAAIERTGALPVLVDITQNTYTMCPVSLAETLAAAYKGKYPGKPAAIIPVHLYGECADMNEILHVAGQLPVIEDCAQAHGAKYNNKNAGSIGIAGTFSFYPTKNLGTLGDGGCIVTSNTLLAEQIKALREYGWKQRYISNFPGINSRLDELHASILNIFLPVLNKSNEIRRKIAKIYHAELQKLKNIQLPLEKPDRTHIYHLYVIQVDNRDMLKIFLSNKGITTGIHYPQPVHKQPAYINRLPLSPHGLPETDKIFPKILSLPLYPGLSENDILYITSTIQKYFDSSSRNN; encoded by the coding sequence ATGACTAACACTTACTCTATTCCTCAAGCTAACCCTAGCATTTACTTCCAACAGTATCGTGAAACTATTATAAAAAAAATAGAGGAAGTACTTAATAGTGGTTGTTATATTAACGGAGAGCAAGTTGAACTTTTTGAAAAGCAATTTGCCCAATATTGTAATGTAAAACATGCAGTTGGTGTAGCTAATGGAACCGATGCTATAGAACTTACACTTCGTGCGTTGAATATTGGCCCTGGAGATCTTGTTTTTACTGTTTCACATACAGCCGTGGCTACTGTTGCTGCCATTGAGCGTACAGGTGCCCTCCCTGTCTTAGTAGATATAACACAAAATACATATACAATGTGTCCTGTAAGTCTTGCTGAAACACTTGCAGCTGCTTATAAGGGAAAGTATCCTGGGAAGCCAGCAGCCATTATCCCTGTACATCTTTATGGAGAATGTGCAGATATGAATGAAATACTTCATGTTGCAGGACAGTTACCTGTTATTGAAGATTGCGCACAGGCTCATGGAGCTAAATATAATAATAAAAATGCTGGTAGTATAGGTATTGCAGGAACCTTTAGTTTCTATCCAACAAAAAATCTTGGAACACTTGGTGATGGCGGTTGCATAGTGACTTCTAACACACTCCTAGCAGAACAAATAAAAGCACTTAGAGAATATGGTTGGAAACAACGCTATATAAGTAACTTTCCTGGAATTAACTCTCGTCTTGACGAACTTCATGCAAGTATTCTTAATATATTTCTTCCAGTACTCAATAAATCTAATGAAATCCGTAGAAAAATTGCTAAGATATACCATGCTGAACTGCAAAAATTAAAAAATATACAATTACCATTAGAAAAACCCGATAGAACACATATATATCACTTATATGTTATCCAAGTAGATAATAGGGATATGTTAAAAATATTCTTGAGTAACAAAGGAATTACTACAGGTATTCACTACCCGCAACCCGTTCATAAACAACCAGCATATATCAATAGACTTCCCCTTTCACCACATGGACTACCTGAAACAGATAAAATTTTTCCAAAAATATTGAGCCTTCCTCTCTATCCAGGCCTTTCTGAAAATGATATATTGTATATTACATCAACTATACAAAAATATTTTGATTCATCCTCTCGGAATAACTAA
- a CDS encoding glycosyltransferase family 2 protein — protein MSSTKDIPHSKITPSITGLVLTYNGERLLEHCLTSLQFCNHILVVDSFSSDRTIEIAKSHNVQFIQNKWNGPVAQFTYAFPLIKTEWIITIDQDEICSQALQNTIITAIQNVSQNVCGFYVPRRSWYYDRFLKYSGWYPDYLLRVFRKNGIYFSQQGVHEKIHPHTHTKKLIGDILHYPYSSFYQHLEKINSYAQYGAEDLAKQKKSGGICIAISHGLGRFIRIYILKKGFLDGKAGFINAIHGAYYAFLKYIRINEGTWGAPYNHQ, from the coding sequence ATGTCTTCAACTAAGGATATTCCTCACTCAAAAATTACCCCTTCTATTACAGGCCTTGTTTTAACATATAATGGAGAAAGACTGCTTGAACATTGCCTTACTTCACTTCAATTTTGTAACCATATCCTTGTAGTAGATTCTTTTAGTTCTGATAGAACAATTGAAATTGCTAAATCTCATAATGTGCAATTTATACAAAATAAATGGAATGGTCCTGTTGCACAATTTACTTATGCTTTTCCCCTTATAAAAACAGAGTGGATCATAACCATTGATCAAGATGAAATATGCTCCCAAGCACTTCAAAATACTATTATAACAGCTATTCAAAATGTATCTCAAAATGTATGTGGTTTTTATGTCCCACGACGTTCATGGTATTATGATCGCTTTCTTAAATATAGTGGTTGGTATCCAGACTATCTTCTTAGAGTCTTTAGAAAAAATGGAATTTATTTTTCCCAACAAGGTGTTCATGAAAAAATACATCCTCATACACATACCAAAAAACTTATAGGGGATATCCTTCATTATCCATATAGTAGTTTTTATCAACACCTCGAAAAGATTAATAGTTACGCTCAATATGGTGCTGAAGATTTAGCTAAACAAAAAAAATCTGGTGGAATTTGTATAGCTATTTCTCATGGATTAGGACGATTTATACGAATATATATCCTAAAAAAAGGATTTCTTGATGGAAAAGCAGGTTTTATCAATGCAATTCATGGAGCATATTATGCATTTCTAAAATATATCAGAATAAATGAAGGAACTTGGGGAGCTCCATATAATCATCAATAG
- the pyrH gene encoding UMP kinase, which yields MSQMTYKRVLLKLSGESLAGRQLTGIDPDTVAVLCNELSSVIELGLQIALVIGGGNIFRGLSASAKGMDRSSADYMGMLATVLNALAIQDTLEKKGHPTRVLSAIAMQEVCEPYVRRRAMRHLEKGRVIICAAGTGNPYFTTDTAAALRCMELKCDALIKATRVDGVYDKDPLKFDDAEMFKHLTYEETLRRHIKIMDSTAITLAQENNIPIIVCNMFNGSIKRAILGQNPGTTVEGE from the coding sequence ATGTCTCAAATGACATACAAAAGGGTACTACTTAAACTAAGTGGTGAATCACTTGCAGGAAGACAACTTACTGGTATTGATCCAGATACAGTGGCTGTACTTTGTAATGAACTTTCAAGCGTAATTGAATTAGGCCTTCAAATAGCATTAGTCATTGGAGGTGGCAATATTTTTCGTGGACTATCAGCTTCAGCAAAAGGTATGGATCGTTCATCAGCTGATTATATGGGAATGCTTGCTACTGTATTAAATGCCTTAGCTATTCAAGATACACTAGAAAAAAAAGGACACCCTACACGTGTTCTTTCTGCTATTGCTATGCAAGAAGTGTGTGAACCCTATGTAAGACGGCGTGCAATGCGTCATCTTGAAAAAGGAAGAGTTATTATTTGTGCTGCAGGTACTGGGAACCCATATTTTACTACAGACACAGCTGCTGCACTAAGATGTATGGAGCTTAAATGTGATGCTCTTATTAAAGCAACAAGAGTAGATGGTGTATATGACAAAGATCCTTTAAAATTTGATGACGCTGAAATGTTCAAACATCTAACCTATGAAGAAACATTACGTCGTCATATCAAAATAATGGATTCTACAGCTATCACATTAGCACAAGAAAATAATATCCCTATTATTGTTTGCAATATGTTTAATGGAAGCATTAAACGTGCTATACTTGGTCAAAATCCAGGAACTACTGTTGAAGGAGAATAA
- the frr gene encoding ribosome recycling factor has protein sequence MDTDKDKIFLDSQERMVKAITSLEKEFTKLRTGRASTSIVDTIKVDYYGTPTPINQLASIAIPDSSSITIQPWDKTAFNPIEKAILKSELGLTPINDGKIIRITLPPLTEDRRKDLVKLARKYGEDTKIAIRNIRRDANEQLKRLEKNKFISEDELKGFTEDIQKMTDNYIKEVETHCKTKEKEIIEI, from the coding sequence ATGGATACAGATAAAGATAAAATATTTCTAGATAGTCAAGAGCGTATGGTAAAAGCAATTACTTCCCTTGAAAAAGAATTTACAAAACTTCGTACAGGAAGGGCTTCCACCTCTATTGTAGATACTATCAAAGTTGATTATTATGGAACCCCAACACCTATAAATCAGTTAGCATCTATTGCTATCCCTGATAGTAGCAGCATCACTATTCAACCATGGGATAAAACTGCATTTAACCCTATTGAAAAGGCTATCCTTAAATCAGAATTAGGTCTTACTCCTATCAATGATGGAAAAATTATTCGTATCACTTTACCACCATTAACAGAAGATCGACGCAAAGATTTAGTAAAACTTGCTCGTAAATATGGAGAAGATACAAAAATTGCTATTAGAAACATTCGTCGTGATGCTAATGAACAACTTAAAAGACTTGAAAAGAATAAGTTTATATCTGAAGATGAATTAAAGGGATTTACTGAAGATATACAAAAAATGACAGATAACTATATAAAAGAAGTGGAAACTCACTGTAAAACTAAAGAAAAAGAAATTATAGAAATATAA
- a CDS encoding isoprenyl transferase, with translation MSNPIPKHLPSHIAIIMDGNGRWAKQRGMNRTEGHKQGALTAKSIVTTCRKIGIKYLTLYTFSTENWGRPKDEIHFLFQLLVSFLKQEVHLLEENDICLTVYGDLTKLPLLAKKALQHAIARTKHCQSMTVNLAINYSGRTELLYAVKKMLTDRLNANDLNEEIFRNYLYSKQQPDPDLLIRTSGEKRLSNYLIFQTAYSELFFTNTLWPDFTEEELYAILKEYNERNRRFGLTQEQLQQ, from the coding sequence ATGTCTAATCCAATACCAAAACACCTTCCCTCTCATATTGCTATTATTATGGATGGCAATGGTCGATGGGCAAAACAACGTGGTATGAATCGCACAGAGGGTCATAAACAAGGTGCATTAACTGCAAAATCAATTGTAACAACATGCAGAAAAATTGGTATCAAATACTTAACCCTTTATACATTTTCTACAGAAAATTGGGGTAGACCAAAAGATGAAATACATTTTCTCTTTCAATTATTGGTTTCATTTTTAAAACAAGAAGTTCACTTATTAGAAGAAAACGATATTTGTCTTACTGTATATGGTGATCTCACAAAACTCCCTTTACTAGCAAAAAAAGCCTTACAACATGCCATTGCAAGAACTAAACATTGTCAAAGTATGACTGTAAATTTAGCAATTAACTATTCTGGACGCACAGAATTACTATATGCTGTAAAAAAAATGTTAACTGACAGACTTAACGCCAACGATCTTAATGAAGAAATATTCCGCAACTATCTTTACTCTAAACAACAACCTGATCCAGATCTGCTTATAAGAACAAGTGGAGAAAAAAGATTAAGTAACTATTTAATATTTCAAACAGCTTATAGTGAACTTTTTTTTACAAATACACTATGGCCTGACTTCACAGAAGAAGAACTTTATGCCATCTTAAAAGAATATAATGAACGAAACCGCAGATTCGGGCTCACACAGGAGCAACTACAACAATGA